TGGCTTGTATTGGAGCTGAAAAAGTGACTACTCATACGTTTACAAAACAAGAAGAAATCGCAAACGCGATCACACATGGTGTCGGGGCAGTATTAAGTGTTGCAATGCTTGTCCTTCTCATTGTGTTTGCCAGTTTTGAAGGAAGCTGGCAAGTCATTTCTGCCACTGTATACGGCATTACGATGCTTGTACTTTATACTTCATCGACACTTGTCCATAGTTTTCCAAAAGGGAAACTGAAAGATTTGTTCGAAATCTTTGACCATTCCGCTATTTATCTGTTTATAGCAGGAACTTATACACCGATTCTTTTAATTCCTCTGAGAAGTTCGTTAGGATGGACCTTGTTTGGAGTCGTGTGGGGGATTGCCTTGCTCGGTGTTATCTTCAAAATCTTTTTCGTCAAAAGGTTTGTTCTTTTATCTACGCTGATTTATGTATTAATGGGCTGGCTCGTTGTCCTTGCCTGGGGACCGCTGCAAGCACAGGTTCCTGATGCAGGCATTGCTTATTTAGTAACCGGTGGATTATTATATTCTGTCGGAGCCATCTTCTATGTGTGGAGAAGCTTCACGTTTCACCATATGGTTTGGCATTTATTCGTACTTGGAGGAACCATCTTCCATTTCTTTTCGATTATTCTATACGTAATATAAGCCGCACTATCCAAGAGTGCGGCTTGAAATTAAAAAGGATATTGGTTCAGCCACTGTCCTCCATCCAGGGTAACAACTTCTCCATTCATATAAGAAGCTTCCTCAGACAGTATGAATTTTGCCAGACCGGCAATTTCTTCAGGAGTGCCCAGGCGACCAAGTGGGACAGAATCAAGCGTACGTTTAGCTGCTGCTTCCGACTCAAACAGTTTTTCCGCTCCTCCCGTTCTTTCAATCGGTCCGGGCGCAATTGCATTTACCCTGATTCCGTAGCGTTTTCCCCATTCGACAGCAAGCGTTCTAGTCATTGCAAGAACGCCAGCCTTGGCAGAAGCAGAATGAATCACCCCGGCGCCAGCATTCCAGGCATAAGTGGCAACCATGTTTAGAATGGAACCTTTTACACCTTTGTCTATCCAATATTTACCTACTGACTGACTGCAGTAAAATGTCCCATTTAAAACGATATTGATCACAGAACTCCAGCCATTAGCGGTAAGTTTTTCCGCTGGTGCGATAAAATTACCAGCAGCATTATTTACTAAAGCATCTATTCTTCCGAACCGATCCAGTGTTTCCTTTACCATTCGCTCTGTATCCTCAATGTTTCTCACATCCATGTTAATCAAAAGAAGCTTATCATTATCAGCGTTCTCTTCCAGCATCTGTGCTGCTTTATGTAAGCGGTCTATATTTCTGCCGGTAATCGCCACGTTGGCCCCTTCTTTGAGAAACCTATCCGCCATATATAATCCCATGCCACTCGACCCACCAGTTACAATAATCACTTGATCTTTCATTATCCATCCCCCTTTTCTGCTTAATAACTACATTCCACACAAAAAAATGAATTCCTGTTCATTTTTTTGTTTTTTGATTAAAAACTTGTTTCAATTGGAAATAATAGGTTTATTTAGTGAATGGAGAAGGGTAGGGGAGTTATAAATATTTTAGAAGAATAAGAAAAGCCTCCCGTTTGTATTATTTCCTAACAGTTTTGTGACAGTTCGGTTATTCTTCTGCTAATCCCTTACCAAATGTTACAATAGTAGGAGTTGAATAAAACGGAGGCCCATGAAATGAGGATGACAAAATTTTTATTGATTTTACTATCTTTTAGCATAGTAACGGCCTGCGGGTCGCCAATAGAAGAAAATATGTCACGAAAAGTTGGAGATTTCTCTGCCACAACTCAAAACGGAGAATCCATTCACCTGCCTGAAGACTTGCACGGAAACTATTGGATTATCGATTTTTTCTTTACTAGCTGTAAGACCGTATGCCCTCCAATGACTGGGAATCTTTCAAGGCTTCAATCCCGTCTTGAGAAAGAAAATCTGGATACAAAAATCATATCAATCAGTGTAGATCCTAGTCATGATCAGCCCAAAGTGTTAAAGAAATTTTCGGAGCAGTACCAGGCGGATTATTCCAGATGGAGTTTTCTAACCGGATATTCTTTTGAGGATGTAAAGGAACTTTCTATTAAGTCCTTTCAATCTCCTGTTTCTAATATAGAGAATTCTGATCAGGTAGCCCATGGAACGAGATTCTTTCTCGTGACACCAGAGGGTAAAGTAATCAAAAGGTACAAAGGGACAAAAGCAGAGGAAATTGATCAAATAATTGAAGACTTAAAAAAACTAAAACAGAGTTAACCGGTTGAATACGGATAAAATTGATAACTTTTTCCAAATGATCTAAGATAGAATTATCCTCTTGAAAGGAGTCTACAGATGAAAGAATATAGTAAGAACCGCGAGCTGGCAGAGTCGTTGTTTATCGTGAATCGACATGCGAAAACAGCCCCGGAGCCTAAACACTTATACGATATTAAAAAGCATACAATTGAAAAACTACTTCAAGAAGATAGAGCCCGCAAAGTTGGACTTCACTTTTCAGACCACCCCAAACTAAGTCAGCAGCATTCTACTCTTCTCATAGAAATAGCGGGTTATTATTTTCATGTACCTGCAAGCAAAAAAGATTTTGATGAACTTAAGCATTTAGGGAGAATTGATCATTCCTATCGTAACCCAAAACCAAAGTTATCCTTATCGAAAGCTAAAAAAACATTATACCGTTATTTGAACTGGGAGCATCCAACTCATCAATCGCCGCGTAATTTCGCCACACCTACTCAACCATCGATGCTAGGGCAGAGAACTGGATCCCCCTGGAACCAGCGAAGAAAAAGAACTTAAGTATATGGCAGGAAGGATGTAGAGAAAAACCGTCCCTCTGCTTTATAAAATCTCATTATGACTAAATAAAAAGTAAAAGCTCAAGCAAAATCCATGGATTTCGCTTGAGCTTATTTTGGATTAAAGAATATACCGGTCCATCATTTCTACTAATTCAGTGATTTCTGGTTTTGAAATTTGAGCGTCCGCACCTACTCCGTCACCCTTATGCTTTAAGTCATTAGTAATTAACGAAGAAAAGATAATAACAGGAAGCTGTTTAAGTTTTTGATGGGTTTTAATCATTTTCGTTAAATGATGCCCATCCATTTGAGGCATTTCAATATCTGTGATCACTAATTGGAATTCCTCTTCCACTGCTTTACCTTCCTCTGCAAGCTGGAGAAGTCTATCATACGCAGCACGGCCATCTTCAACGATGACTAATTTGTGATACCCGGCTTCCTCTAAAGTCTGCTTAAGTAAATTTCTTAAAAGACCTGAATCTTCAGCAATTAAGATCTGCTTCTCTGACCTTTCTCTTTCACCCAACTGATGAATGGCTTCCGTGTTCAGACTGGATTCCGGATGAATGTCAGCAACAATTTTTTCAAAATCGAGCAGCAATAGCATTTCCTGCTCCTTCTTTATTACACCGGTAATTTGTGTTTCCAGCCCTTGATACATGTGGCTTGGCTTTTCAATCTGTTCCCATGTAATACGGTGAATCTGGGTTACTGTATGAACGTGGAAAACAATCTTCGTCTGGTTAAATTCGGTTAGAATAAATTTGTCCTGATCTTGATTCTTGGAAGCTGGAAAACCAAGGGCGTGAGCTACATCAACGACCGGTACTACCTCTCCCCGAATTTCTATGATCCCTTCGACAGAAGGATGAGAATGAGGGATTTTCGTTACAGGAACTGGATTTAAAATTTCTTTTACCTTAATGACATTAATTCCAAAACGATTTTCGGCAACGCTGAATTCGACAATTTCCAGTTCATTTGTTCCACTTTCTAGTAATATTCCTTGATCTTTATTCAATGACCTCGCCCTTCCTTTTAGCCTCTCTTTTTATTAATATCGGCTTTTAGAGCAAATGTTGAAATAAAAGAAGGAAAATAATTATTGAAAAAGGTAGCCTCTAAAGCAAAAAAAGCAGATCGATGAAATGCATCAACGATCTACTTTAAGCATCATAATTGTCGTGATTAATCATTCCGGATCAGGAAATACACAATCAAACCGACTATTGGAAAGAAGAGAGTTCCCAGCAGTACTACTAAGCAATATTCCTGACTCTTCTTTTTTCCTTTAGCGTCACGATAAGCCCAAACGCTGGTAACAATATTTAATACCAGCAGGAATAAACCAAAAAATAAGAACGAAAGTAAGATAATTCCAATTTCCACACGGATTCCTCCTTCTCTCCACTATACGAAAAGAAGGGAGGAACGTTTCAATAATTCTAAGCAGCGGTCTTTTTAGAGTTTATGATTCGTACTACTGTTTTTCTCAGTAGACGAACAAAAATGTACAGTGCGCCATATCCACTTACAGCAAGCAAACTGACTGGCCAGAAAAATACCGGCAGCGTGGAAGCGTCCGAGCCCATAGCGTAACGGTCCACGAGCTGCAAGAACATTAAGGTAACCATCACCGTCCCGACATAACTGAGAAACATGGACCATTGCTTGATCATCAACCATTCAATGACCGGAAGCATAACCCACCTTAAAGCACTTACTAAAACAAATACAAGTACAAACTGAATGTAAACAGGTTGAATTCCAAAGACATGCAGTACATCTGGATTTAAAATGCTTATGACTTGGTCGAGAAATGAAAAATCGAACCAATTGTCCATCGTCAATTCTCCTTTGTGCGTCTTTTATGACCATTATGGACACGAAGGAGAATGTTTAAACGAGGAAGATTATGTAGTTATCATCCCTTTATTCTTCAACCATTTTAGACCTTCCCTTCTACTTAAAGGACGGCAATCTGTTTGTTCTAAGTAGTTAATGACTCGTTCCGGTTCAGTTTTGCTGTATTCCCGCAAAGCCCAGCCAATCGCTTTCTCAATAAAAAATTCCTTCTCCTCTTTTAGAAGATCAACTGTACTAAACAAGAGCGCTTCATTTGTTTTTTCTTTATAACTAAGCTGATGGAGAAGACTTGACCGGCGTACCCACATATTTGTGGAACTCCTCCATGATTCTGTAACCGGTACAAGGTATTCTGGAAACCTGCGAAAATATTCCCCGCATAAATTCGCGGCAATCATATCCACTGTATCCCACCACGAATGGGTTTTAAGAAGCTCATGATAAAAACCAACCGCTGATCGCGGAGACTTGTTAGCTCCCCTCTCCAGTAGTGCCAGTCCAGCATAATGACATTCTCTTTCCTTTTTTGAAAACAGCAGTTTGGCGGTTTCTAGCCGTTCCGTTTCAGAGATGTCCTTATATTCTTTCCACAAAGGCTTAAGGAGCTGTTTTCTTTCAGGCGTTTTAATCCCAAAGAAAGCAAATCGGTGCTTCATATAAGCTTCCATAGCTGGTCGATTATTTTCATTCGCATGCTCATTCAACGTGTTCCAAATCACTTGGGAAAATTGATCACTTCTATTCAAACCTTTCCCTCCCATAACACTGGTTTTTGTAAAAATTGTACGAGCTTGTCATAATGAAGCCTTGCTTCCTGATAACCTTGAATATACAGATTGTGGAGGCGCTCCCGCTTTCGTTCAACCCTGCTGACATGCATAGGTCTAATCGGCCGGAAGACGAAGGCCTCCCCTCTCTTTTCCATTTCTTTGACTTGCTTTAGCTGCTCGTTGTAATGGCTATGTCGATTGATCAGGGTTTTAGTGAACTGCGGAAATTCACGAAATTTTCTCTGCATATACCAGCCAAGTTTCATCTTCTTTTTTATGTATCCATCATTTTGAGTCAAGATCACTACATGTTTCTGGTTGCCGTATGAAATGGAAGGGCCTATGGGGATTGGATCTGCAATTCCGCCATCCATGAGTGTATAGCCTTGGTAAGATATGCTCGGAGCCATTAAAGGAATAGAACTTGAAGCTCGAATTAAACTAAGCAGACTTTCAGGGTTAGGAAACTGGTCAAAATATAACGGCTTCCCAGTGGTCATATCTGTCGTTCCTACGACAAAGACAGACGGATTGTCATAAAAGCTTTTAAAATCAAATGGCACCAATCGATTAGGGAGCGTATCAAAAATAAAATCCATTCCAAATAACTGGCGTTTCGTCAGCATTCTTGTAAAGGAGATATATTCAGGATGTGAACCATATTCAACAATTACTTCATAGTTTCTTCCACGCTGCTTTGAAATATAGGAACTCCCATTACAAGCGCCGGCAGATGCGCCCGCTACATATTGGAATTCAACTTTTTCGTCGAGAAAGAAATCGAGAACACCTGCAGTATATGCACCTCTCATTCCTCCACCCTCCAAAACTAAACCAACCTGTTCCACTTAGAGCCTGCCTCCTTTTCATTTCCATACTATAGAGTATAACAACAATCGGAAGGTTTTAGGATAAAAAGACTTCTCACGCAAAAAGCAACCGCTCAGCTGGGCGATTGCTTTTTTGGTATGATATGATCAGTTTACGTAGTCCTGCTGTTTCTTTACATGCTTATCATCTATCTGCTTTTCTATTTTTTCCATTTCTTTTTGATCTTCTAGAAGTTCTTTTTTATTTTGATCAAAGAGTTCTTGAAATGGGGTACGGTTTGGTCTCATTTGCCCAACTCCTTTCTCAAGCTTTACAATTCTCACTATAACAGGAATTTGTAAATAAATAATCAAAATTATTTGAACATTTTGTTAACATTCCATTGGAGGGGAACTATTGGAACATTTAATAAATCAAAACTTAACTACGATCCAGATATCAGGCATCCGCCAATTTTTCAACATGGTCAGTCAATATGATGATGTCGTATCATTAACTATTGGCCAGCCGGATTTTTCCACCCCCACTCATGTGAAAGAAGCTGCCATAGCTGCGATTCAAGCGGATAAGACTTCTTATACACATAATGCCGGGATATGGGAGCTGCGTTCGGCGATAAGCTCCTTTGTTAACGAACGGTACCAGCTTCATTATCATCCTGATAACGAAATTATTGTAACGGTCGGGGCTTCTCAAGCAATTGATGTAAGCTTACGTACGATCATCCAACCTGGAGATGAAGTAGTGCTTCCGGGTCCGGTGTACCCCGGCTATGAACCACTTATTAAGCTGGCTGGGGCAACGCCTAAATACGTGGACACTCGTCATAATGGATTCAAGTTCACTGCAAATCTGATTAAGCAGGCCCTTACTTCAAAAACTAAGGCCATCATACTCCCTTATCCTTCTAACCCAACGGGGGTTACACTTACATCTAGTGAATTAAAAGAGATTGCAGATCTCGTCGAAAACAAAGAATTGTTTGTTATTGCTGATGAAATTTATAGTGAACTTGTATATAACCAGCCTCATACCTCGATTGGTACGTTTAAAGAGATAAGGGATCAAGTCATTGTCATTAACGGAGTATCCAAATCACATGCGATGACTGGTTTTCGAATCGGCTATATCCTGGCGCCTGCATGGCTTTCCGGTCATATGCTGAAAGTCCACCAGTATAACGTTTCCTGTGCCACATCCATCAGTCAATACGCAGCTCTGGAGGCCATAAGAAACGGTAGAAAAGACCCTGAAATCATGAAGGAGGACTACGATCAAAGAAGAGCGTATGTCTTGCAAAGGCTAAAAGAAATGGATCTTGATTACGTAACTCCAGACGGAGCTTTTTATGTGTTCCCAAGGCTTACGACTAAAGACAAATCCTCGTTTAACTATGCTGTTGAAATTCTCGAAAAATCAGGATTAGCCCTCGTACCTGGTGACGCTTTTTCAAAGTATGGAGACGGTTACATGAGATTGTCATATGCGTACAGCATGGATACTTTGAAGGAAGCATTAAACCGGCTGGAGAAGTTTCTGACTTCTTAATGCAATTCATAAAATAACCCAAAGAGCAAAGGTACACTCTTTGGGTTTACTTTTGTTTTTTTTGATTTTGATAAAGGTTTAACAAATGGTCAAGCTCCTGGCTGATTTGAATAGATTCCGGGCTTGAAAACCCTTGCTGAATGGCTGTTTCTGTCATTTTTTTTCTTAATTGTTCTATTTTAAATGTAAGTGACTTCTCTTCTGCATCCCCCATAGCCGTATAGCCTCCTGTCTTCTTTATTCTTTTTTAAAGGTAATAACAGACATATAGGGACTAATCCTTCCATTTGCTATTATAACACACAGGGGTTAAATTATCTCAATTTTCTTACTGCTTGTAAAGTATTACGACCTTTTACTTAGATTACAATCTTAACGAAAAATTCACAATTAAATATCGCTTGTTCTGTTTTCATTTGTTTTTCTTATGATAAAATAGCAGTGAATAAGCCCTATTGGTTCACCTAGAAAGGAAGATTTAAGTGTCAGAACAGTCTAAGAAAGAATGGTTGGAATGGATAAAGGCAATAATTATTGCTGTCGTTTTAGCCTTCATTTTACGAACCTTTTTCTTCGCAACCTCTATTGTTGAAGGTGCAAGCATGGATCCCACCCTTCAAAATGGAGAACGGGTGATGTTTAATAAAATCGCCTATTATTTAGATGAACCTGAGCGGGGCGACATCGTAATTATAGAAAGACCGGTTAAGAGTTATGTGAAACGCGTCATTGGAGAACCGGGTGATACAGTAGAAATCAGGAATCACCAGCTATTTATAAACGGCAAAAAGCAGCACCAGAAGTATTTAAATAAACAAGCTATTCAAGGTACACGTGACTTTGGCCCAGTTAAAGTACCAAAAGGTAAATACTTCGTTATGGGTGACAACCGACAGATTAGTAAAGACAGCAGGAATGGGTTAGGCTATGTAAACGAAGAGGATATTATCGGAAAAACCGAACTTATCGTATATCCATTTAACGAATGGGGCGTTACAAAATAACTCACCAGCCAGCTGACAGGCAGCTGGCTGTTTTTTATAATTTTCCAACCCAAGTACCCTCTATTTTACCATGAGTTTTTCAGGGAACTGATGAAGCGTTTCTATCAAATCATCCAGCTTTCCCTCGATGCGGTGGAGCAGATAAAAGGTAACCGCAACTGGGAAACCGACATCTGTGATAAACGGCATCCAAACTTCCACTTTTCTCACCTCACTTGTAGTAAAGAAGCCACTATGATCTTCATCATAGTGGCGCGTCACTTATAACACAATATCCTCTACATTTCTTTCCACAATACGTGCTTCTTTCTTGGCAACCAAGTCACCATTACTAGAGAAAAAGCAATTTTCCGCAAGTACCGCGTCCATAGCCTGGTTGACTTGGACAGGATCTACCGGTTCTTTAGGGTCATCTAAAGAAAGAGTAACAGTTTTGTTTTCCTGATCTAGAAATTTCATCTCCAGTTTCTTCATATCCTTCCCCTCCTTTCGCTAAGATAGTAATTCAATTAAAGGTCGATTAGATTCGAACGATCATTTCGTTCTACTTGAGCTAATACGTGCTGCTGCAAGGGACTAAAAGCCGTGGCTACATGATAAAGCTGTTCTGCAGTTGCACTGATTTTCACGTTGTTAAATGATTTTGTACGATAAATTGACTTCCCTTTTTCATCTTTCCCTGTTTCAAATACTAGCTGTAGTTGAGAGTGAATCACGTCTGATGTGATAGCCATCTTGTTCACCTCCTTTCACAGTTATAATCGAAACCACTTGAAAAAAGGTGTCTGCCCATATAAAAAAACCCGAAGAAAGCAAGAATGCGCTTTCTTCAGGTTCCGTAACTAAGTATAATTTCCGGCCGGAGGGTTAACCTTTAACCGTGATCAAACAGGCAAAATCCTATTAACCCCAATAAGACGACCAATGACACGAAAAACATAACGATTTCCATTGATTCACCCCCTCGTCTATTCTATCAAATAATGGCTTCCGTTACTTCTACTTTTAAGGAATCCATACCGAATTGTTTAAGCTGCTCTTATTAAAGGTAAGAAAGAGTTAAACGATTTCAGCCTGCTTCTTATTATACAATAAATTCTAACGTCAGCTACAATGAAAAAAAGAGGTGCCTCATGACGGATTTATTTTATCGTATTTTTATTTTCTGGTATGTCTGCGGTGCATTTTTGTTAACGTTTAATATCCTTCCGCCATGGTTGGAATGGGCAAACACTGTATTTCTTATGCTCGCAGGAATTGTTGCTGGTATTTACTTTACCCAACGGTATGGCTTAATAACCGGGGAGTTTATAGTTTCTTTATTATTGTAACCAGTATCTATATAGAACATTTAGGCGTGACTACGAATTTTTTATTCGGAGCTTATGACTATCATACGAATTTCGGATTCATGATTGGAGAAACTCCTGTAACGATCGGGTTTGCATGGCTGCTCGTTATCGGGTGTTCTCATGAAATGGCAAGAGGGATGACTAAGGGGATGAAGGGAATAACCAAGTGGGTCAGCTTTATCGCAGCCGGTTCCCTCGTAACGGTGACTATGGACCTTATTCTTGACCCAGTTTCATACATAATAAAACACTATTGGGAATGGGAAAACGAAGGAGTCTATTATGGAATTCCATTATCTAATTTTATTGGGTGGTTTCTATTAGCTTCCCTGTTTCATACCACTGGTTCCCTTTTGCTTTCTAAGCACGCTTGCAACAGTAGCTGGGAACGAAGAATGGGCCTGACCTTTGGTTTAATCAACGGAATGTTCATACTCATTGCCATCACGGGGGAGCTGTTTTGGGCTGCCATCTTGACTGCTGGTTTATCTGTCATGTGGTATTTCATTTACCATTGGAGAGTGAAAAAATATGCGTAAAGCAACTAAAAACGGATGGATAGAATGGGGATTCAAACGATTTAACCGCCTTTTTGTGCGAATGAATTTTCATCGTATGAAAGTACTCTCGGAAGCAAAGGAGAGCGATTTTTCTCACTCCTTATTTTTAATCAATCATTCAAGCTGGTGGGATTCTCTCATCCTATACTATTTAAATGACCAGTACGTACGATCCGATGGATATGGGATGATGGATGAAGAAGGGATGAACCGCTTTCCATTTTTCTCAAAAATAGGAGTCTATTCAATTAATACAGCAAGCCGTACTCATTTACTCCATTCTTTAAACTACAGTATTGAACTTCTTAATCGAGGCAAGACTGTCTGGATATTTCCTCAAGGGGAAGAGCAGCATTTAGAAAAGAGGCCGCTCGATTTTTTTAATGGCATCTCTTATATTGCTGAAAAAGCACCCCGCATTCAAGTAATCCCGGTTTCGCTGTATTACACACTTGAGCATCATAGAAAACCAAATGTATATATCTTATTAGGAGAACCGCTCTCAAAGGAAAGCTACCATACTCTTCCGAGGAAGCAGAAGACGATTTATTTCGAGAAACATTGCACGGAACAGCTGGACAGGCTGAAGGAAAGAATCATTGCAGAGGATCATAACGGGTTTACCCCCATTTAGAAAGGAGGTGGACAACTTGCTTTTTTACCTGCTTGTAATCATGACAATCGTGCTTAATATATGGACGATCATCAATAGTGTATTCCTACTTCCCCTTGCTCCTTCTAAACGTTTGGATCACTTTCCAAAGGTTTCTGTTTTAGTTCCATTGCGCAATGAAGCTTCACAAGTGGAAGGGCTTGTCCAATCCTTAAAAAAGTTGACGTACCCGAACCTTGAAGTTAACCTTCTCGATGACCAATCCGAAGACGGCACATATGAACGGTTACAATCAGAGATAAAAGGGGATGAACGGTTCCACTTATTCAAAGGAGACCCTCTTCCTGACGGCTGGAATGGCAAAGTTTATGCCTGTCATCAGCTTTCTCACCATTCTAATGGAACTTATCTTCTCT
This Halobacillus salinarum DNA region includes the following protein-coding sequences:
- the fadH gene encoding 2,4-dienoyl-CoA reductase, which gives rise to MKDQVIIVTGGSSGMGLYMADRFLKEGANVAITGRNIDRLHKAAQMLEENADNDKLLLINMDVRNIEDTERMVKETLDRFGRIDALVNNAAGNFIAPAEKLTANGWSSVINIVLNGTFYCSQSVGKYWIDKGVKGSILNMVATYAWNAGAGVIHSASAKAGVLAMTRTLAVEWGKRYGIRVNAIAPGPIERTGGAEKLFESEAAAKRTLDSVPLGRLGTPEEIAGLAKFILSEEASYMNGEVVTLDGGQWLNQYPF
- a CDS encoding YkyB family protein gives rise to the protein MKEYSKNRELAESLFIVNRHAKTAPEPKHLYDIKKHTIEKLLQEDRARKVGLHFSDHPKLSQQHSTLLIEIAGYYFHVPASKKDFDELKHLGRIDHSYRNPKPKLSLSKAKKTLYRYLNWEHPTHQSPRNFATPTQPSMLGQRTGSPWNQRRKRT
- a CDS encoding chemotaxis protein translates to MNKDQGILLESGTNELEIVEFSVAENRFGINVIKVKEILNPVPVTKIPHSHPSVEGIIEIRGEVVPVVDVAHALGFPASKNQDQDKFILTEFNQTKIVFHVHTVTQIHRITWEQIEKPSHMYQGLETQITGVIKKEQEMLLLLDFEKIVADIHPESSLNTEAIHQLGERERSEKQILIAEDSGLLRNLLKQTLEEAGYHKLVIVEDGRAAYDRLLQLAEEGKAVEEEFQLVITDIEMPQMDGHHLTKMIKTHQKLKQLPVIIFSSLITNDLKHKGDGVGADAQISKPEITELVEMMDRYIL
- a CDS encoding PLDc N-terminal domain-containing protein — its product is MEIGIILLSFLFFGLFLLVLNIVTSVWAYRDAKGKKKSQEYCLVVLLGTLFFPIVGLIVYFLIRND
- a CDS encoding FbpB family small basic protein, whose amino-acid sequence is MRPNRTPFQELFDQNKKELLEDQKEMEKIEKQIDDKHVKKQQDYVN
- a CDS encoding carotenoid biosynthesis protein codes for the protein MYIEHLGVTTNFLFGAYDYHTNFGFMIGETPVTIGFAWLLVIGCSHEMARGMTKGMKGITKWVSFIAAGSLVTVTMDLILDPVSYIIKHYWEWENEGVYYGIPLSNFIGWFLLASLFHTTGSLLLSKHACNSSWERRMGLTFGLINGMFILIAITGELFWAAILTAGLSVMWYFIYHWRVKKYA
- a CDS encoding patatin-like phospholipase family protein — protein: MEQVGLVLEGGGMRGAYTAGVLDFFLDEKVEFQYVAGASAGACNGSSYISKQRGRNYEVIVEYGSHPEYISFTRMLTKRQLFGMDFIFDTLPNRLVPFDFKSFYDNPSVFVVGTTDMTTGKPLYFDQFPNPESLLSLIRASSSIPLMAPSISYQGYTLMDGGIADPIPIGPSISYGNQKHVVILTQNDGYIKKKMKLGWYMQRKFREFPQFTKTLINRHSHYNEQLKQVKEMEKRGEAFVFRPIRPMHVSRVERKRERLHNLYIQGYQEARLHYDKLVQFLQKPVLWEGKV
- a CDS encoding aspartyl-phosphate phosphatase Spo0E family protein — its product is MGDAEEKSLTFKIEQLRKKMTETAIQQGFSSPESIQISQELDHLLNLYQNQKKQK
- the trhA gene encoding PAQR family membrane homeostasis protein TrhA, coding for MACIGAEKVTTHTFTKQEEIANAITHGVGAVLSVAMLVLLIVFASFEGSWQVISATVYGITMLVLYTSSTLVHSFPKGKLKDLFEIFDHSAIYLFIAGTYTPILLIPLRSSLGWTLFGVVWGIALLGVIFKIFFVKRFVLLSTLIYVLMGWLVVLAWGPLQAQVPDAGIAYLVTGGLLYSVGAIFYVWRSFTFHHMVWHLFVLGGTIFHFFSIILYVI
- a CDS encoding YvrJ family protein, with product MEVWMPFITDVGFPVAVTFYLLHRIEGKLDDLIETLHQFPEKLMVK
- a CDS encoding DUF1659 domain-containing protein, which encodes MAITSDVIHSQLQLVFETGKDEKGKSIYRTKSFNNVKISATAEQLYHVATAFSPLQQHVLAQVERNDRSNLIDL
- a CDS encoding SCO family protein, translating into MRMTKFLLILLSFSIVTACGSPIEENMSRKVGDFSATTQNGESIHLPEDLHGNYWIIDFFFTSCKTVCPPMTGNLSRLQSRLEKENLDTKIISISVDPSHDQPKVLKKFSEQYQADYSRWSFLTGYSFEDVKELSIKSFQSPVSNIENSDQVAHGTRFFLVTPEGKVIKRYKGTKAEEIDQIIEDLKKLKQS
- a CDS encoding lysophospholipid acyltransferase family protein; amino-acid sequence: MRKATKNGWIEWGFKRFNRLFVRMNFHRMKVLSEAKESDFSHSLFLINHSSWWDSLILYYLNDQYVRSDGYGMMDEEGMNRFPFFSKIGVYSINTASRTHLLHSLNYSIELLNRGKTVWIFPQGEEQHLEKRPLDFFNGISYIAEKAPRIQVIPVSLYYTLEHHRKPNVYILLGEPLSKESYHTLPRKQKTIYFEKHCTEQLDRLKERIIAEDHNGFTPI
- a CDS encoding aminotransferase A; the protein is MEHLINQNLTTIQISGIRQFFNMVSQYDDVVSLTIGQPDFSTPTHVKEAAIAAIQADKTSYTHNAGIWELRSAISSFVNERYQLHYHPDNEIIVTVGASQAIDVSLRTIIQPGDEVVLPGPVYPGYEPLIKLAGATPKYVDTRHNGFKFTANLIKQALTSKTKAIILPYPSNPTGVTLTSSELKEIADLVENKELFVIADEIYSELVYNQPHTSIGTFKEIRDQVIVINGVSKSHAMTGFRIGYILAPAWLSGHMLKVHQYNVSCATSISQYAALEAIRNGRKDPEIMKEDYDQRRAYVLQRLKEMDLDYVTPDGAFYVFPRLTTKDKSSFNYAVEILEKSGLALVPGDAFSKYGDGYMRLSYAYSMDTLKEALNRLEKFLTS
- a CDS encoding DNA alkylation repair protein, translated to MNRSDQFSQVIWNTLNEHANENNRPAMEAYMKHRFAFFGIKTPERKQLLKPLWKEYKDISETERLETAKLLFSKKERECHYAGLALLERGANKSPRSAVGFYHELLKTHSWWDTVDMIAANLCGEYFRRFPEYLVPVTESWRSSTNMWVRRSSLLHQLSYKEKTNEALLFSTVDLLKEEKEFFIEKAIGWALREYSKTEPERVINYLEQTDCRPLSRREGLKWLKNKGMITT
- a CDS encoding DUF2922 domain-containing protein; protein product: MKKLEMKFLDQENKTVTLSLDDPKEPVDPVQVNQAMDAVLAENCFFSSNGDLVAKKEARIVERNVEDIVL
- the lepB gene encoding signal peptidase I; translated protein: MSEQSKKEWLEWIKAIIIAVVLAFILRTFFFATSIVEGASMDPTLQNGERVMFNKIAYYLDEPERGDIVIIERPVKSYVKRVIGEPGDTVEIRNHQLFINGKKQHQKYLNKQAIQGTRDFGPVKVPKGKYFVMGDNRQISKDSRNGLGYVNEEDIIGKTELIVYPFNEWGVTK